DNA sequence from the Augochlora pura isolate Apur16 chromosome 11, APUR_v2.2.1, whole genome shotgun sequence genome:
ACCCGGTCGAACAATGGCGATAGCTTTTGCCAAGCACTCATGAGTAATTTCCACTAATTTCTTTACCTCTGGCTTCACGTTACCGACTAAGAACGTCTCGTTCAAATCGCCGTGGAAACCGTTGTGATATACGGTGACATCAACTATGAGAGGAGAGAGTTATGAGATTACttagattaaattgaaaatatatttatgtaggCAAGGTATGTGTTACCATTGCAAATGTCTCCATCTTGAAGCGGTCTTGTATCAGGAATACCATGGCAAATTACTTCGTTCACAGAAGTACAACAACTAGCTGGGAACTGATAATAATTCAGTGGAGACGGATAGCAGTCTCGTTCGATACAAGCTTCGTAAACAGCTCTATCGATCTCGGCAGTTGTAACACCCACGTCGCAGGTACGTGCTGCTTCATCCAATACTTCACGTCCAAGCTATGAGAGTAATTCTGATTTATCCTTCCCTTctttgttaaaaagaaaataaaaatacactcaaaaagaaagaaatttgcaTGTGAAGCGACTTGTTGTAGTTAGCAGAACTAGTTCAAAATCGTTGGGAAAAGGACAGAAACATTATAGTAATAGTTAGTTATACCTTGCAAGCCACTCGCATACCCTCGATTTCTTCATCGTCAAGAACTTTTATCTGACTGGAGTCTCTGACTGCCTGTTCGCTTACAGGAATACCGGTAGTAGCATAATCTGGACGTTTAATATGTGCAGGAACATCTCGACGAGGTTCCCTTTTATAAGGTCGCAGTTGCCCAGTATAATGATAATAAGGCCATGGATTGTAATCATTAGATGACGCATCTGCACCTGTTCCTTCTATAGAAAGAACATAATTTTTGCTTAACTTTATATCTTTCAATTTATCGTGcaagtatttcaaataaaatatacgcttatttttttacatatagttttcatatttgtagacatgtattatataagtaagatTGTTAAACTTACTTGCTATTTTATGGATAACTTTGTGTGTTTTCCAACTGCGTTTGAAACAATCCTGGAACATAGCAGCAAGGTCGagcataattaatgtttaagaCAAAAATCTATTAGAAAttggaaaaagagaaacgagacAGGtgtataaattcattttaatttagcggcatataatatttattcaactattTAATGCGTTATCTGCACGTGCCTCAATGCGTAGAATATTGAATCTTAGAGATTATCGTATATAACGATCATTGAAGTTATTAAGTAAACATAGCCGgtctattaaaattcaaaatgtcGTCGACTATTGTCATGTGATGTGAGCCAAGAAAGTGTCGGGCATATTTGGAAAGTATCTATAGTCGCCAGATTCTTCTCATGACTTAacctataaaattatagtgtCTCATACCTGGGTGCAGAAATATGAGCCTTGTATACCCATTTTCACGCATGTTGGACAACGGAGGCTGGCAACAGTATTACAGCCGGGTGTTTCGCACATACCGTATGCAAGTGCCATTTTTGACGAATTCTTCTTAAAAACTTCTATAACGTGACTCGTCGAACGAGGCACGACCAGGAAGAAGTAATTTGAGACGATCCTGTGCTGTTTTACCGATTGATTTGGCCGTTAGTACATCATGGCGACATTTTCTAATGCCACCGGTGTGGTACAAAATGAACCTACAACTTTCTAGAATCTGACTTATCGATGCAAACGAAGACCATAACTAGACAAAAGTGCACTCTATACGCGAAAAGCGGGTAGTTTATATTAGTGAacgaatgtttgaaaaatcattcaGTGTAAAATGTATGTTACATTTGGAGTTATTGGTGTAACATATTTTCGATTAAACATTGCATAAAGTGGTGTTATAGTGAATGGACtacaaagaaaattgaagatcGTTTTTTAATCACCATGCAACACCGGATGTGCTGTTCAAAACGACTAAGGGTAAGAaactttttatcaatttctcgTAGGTTATTatgcttttattaatatataattttatattgttttattaataatttattcctagCTAAACTTACGTTTTACAAGCGATATCCGTTTCATTAGTGTAACACAGTGCTAGTTTTCCATTGTTTTATAATCAAGAGATACTTCAAATGTTACAATATTCGAATATAACATTCTCGATGATTTTTACCTGTTTCTATGTTAAAAATTTggcacattttttaaaacaaagagAACggtatctattaaatatttataacttgaACTAACTCAATTAGTAGATGAATTATGCGGATTAATCGAACGGTTTATTAATGGAAGTGCATACGAGTAATTAACCTAATACCATTGCctcataatttaatatttacctaATCGCTATATTCATCGACtccatttatataatatcgttCTGTTAATACGACTTTAacactataattaatatctgttCAGGCAATTGACTTGTGCAAATATAGAGCAGACAAAAAATCATTCAAGGTTATacggtataattatttttcttctttttatatatctaatatatttaacgtacagttataaacaaattagataatataaagtaataaaatgttaattacaaTCACATAACAGTATGCAACATAtgcgattaatttcttcgtCATGTTTCCATAGCCAATAGGagattattatcaatttattatattaaacgaaTCGAAAGTCGTTTTCTTCACTTGAgcttttaaaagaaatgaaggaaaatcaaattatcaatgttaataatttatataaatgaacaGTATGGTATTCAATGAACAATGCTTACCAATTATGTTCATCTAGCATAGGAAAACAATTGTTTCGTGACAAACGTTAAGGATGAAAATAGTGGACAAATATCTCCATTGTTCATCTTTcacaataaaataacgatttcGTCGAAAACTTGAACTGAAGCAAGTTTCTCTGCAGAAAAGTACATGTCGACACCGcggaaatattaaagttttcGTTAAAACTTGTTTTCGTACAGTTTACGAGCGTGTATCGTGCCAAATGGAACACAAGCGTTCTTTGTGTCCAATTTCGCATTTACAAGCGATTAAAGTTGTACAATGGTATTTATCGTTCGctcgacgcgcgacgatcgccGTGACGAGCAATAAGTTAGATCAATGAATAGGACTTGTGTGTGCAACGTGCTCGATTTCTTTATCCTTTTTGCCTACGGAGCCCGTGGTGTAGTGGTTCTGCGAAGTCAGGCGAAATACGTTCGCCGTCGGAATTTCGACGGAAAAAGATTGCcgctcctttttctttctttttttcggtgcttcttttttgtttttgtttttctatCGATCACTGTTTGCGGCATAAAGGCATAAAGAGGGTCCAGTATTCGCGAAAGGATGCGCAAAAACGGGCATTTCAATGTCGAACGTACAGAACAGAACCGAGAATTGCTCGAGAAATATTCGCATAAAAAGTGTTCTCGCTCACGGTCGTTGGACAAGTTACATATTGCGAGCTCGTAAAATTTTTTCGGCAACCGCAAGGCCCTTTTTCACATAAAGATGCGGGGAGATCTCGCAGCTGGTCCGAGCCCTTGAGAGGTGAATGATTGAAAGCACTGTTCCATCAGTTCGtgcgttattttattacgacATTGTTTAACTTCTACATTATGATGTTCCAAcaaggaaaattgaaatagatatTCCGTGTCAGACTGTGTTAACAATGTgcacagaaataaaatttaaatgatagaaaatGAGAGTAgccaaatgaaataaaatatgcgtAATTAAATAGTATGATTATTCCGTTTGTAGacactgtaaaataatttctgacaaTTGGAAACAAATTGATCACACTGTCTTAGGAAAGATTTTATTCATGCGTGAtagttcaattttatatctcgTACAATTTAGTATAGAATTGATACAATACTTGCAACTACCATGGCACAATGgccgtaataaattatataatcacTATTTGTAAAGTTCATAAAATAGTTctgataattttgaaacaaatttgtattttagatttgaaattaaaattattacatgtCGACAAGTCTTGTTTGCTTTAATCGTGGATCTTTGCTTAACTATAGCACGTCACTGTATATTCCTCTAATTTCTTTACGTTTGCACGTGTCTTTGAtttaaatagcaaaatatgAATTGTCGTcctgaaaataatacaataaggattataatcaaacaaaattcgaaa
Encoded proteins:
- the LOC144477108 gene encoding methionine aminopeptidase 1 translates to MALAYGMCETPGCNTVASLRCPTCVKMGIQGSYFCTQDCFKRSWKTHKVIHKIAKGTGADASSNDYNPWPYYHYTGQLRPYKREPRRDVPAHIKRPDYATTGIPVSEQAVRDSSQIKVLDDEEIEGMRVACKLGREVLDEAARTCDVGVTTAEIDRAVYEACIERDCYPSPLNYYQFPASCCTSVNEVICHGIPDTRPLQDGDICNVDVTVYHNGFHGDLNETFLVGNVKPEVKKLVEITHECLAKAIAIVRPGEKYREIGNVVQKYAQAHGCSVVRSYCGHGIHRLFHTAPSVPHYAKNKAVGVMKPGHCFTIEPMISHGTWRDETWPDKWTAVTADGQWSAQFEHTLLVTETGCDILTKRLTNDGKPWFMDRP